A part of Limihaloglobus sulfuriphilus genomic DNA contains:
- the uxaC gene encoding glucuronate isomerase translates to MSFITKDFLLNSEPARKLYHEYAADMPIYDYHCHISPADIADDRRFQNISEVWLHGDHYKWRAMRSNGVEEKFCTGNASDWEKFQAWAATVPCTLRNPLYHWTHLELKNTFGIDKLLNPDTAREIYDKCSEMLRSSEFSCRSLIRRANVRVICTTDDPVDGLGSHKRIKESGFEAKVLPTWRPDRGMDVDHPARFNAWVDRLESAADMDIRNYANYIAAIRRRHNFFHDAGCRMSDHGLETVFAEEYSEADAKRIFDLLRCGENVSGEDVLKFKSAMLHEFALMDAEKGWVQQFHIGAMRNNNTRFANSLGPDTGFDSIGDCSYAKPLSRFLDRLDQKKKLAKTILYNLHPKDNEMLATMIGNFQDGTTAGKMQYGSGWWFLDQKDGMTKQIEALSNLGLLSRFVGMLTDSRSFLSYSRHEYFRRILCSILGSDIKNGEIPEDYSLVGKMVQDICYNNAVNYFGIEV, encoded by the coding sequence ATGTCATTTATAACAAAAGACTTCCTGCTCAACAGCGAACCCGCCAGAAAGCTCTACCACGAATACGCCGCGGATATGCCGATATACGATTATCACTGCCATATCTCGCCGGCGGATATCGCTGATGACCGGCGATTCCAGAACATCTCTGAGGTGTGGCTGCACGGCGACCATTACAAGTGGCGGGCGATGCGGAGCAACGGCGTGGAAGAGAAATTCTGTACCGGCAATGCAAGCGACTGGGAAAAGTTCCAGGCATGGGCGGCTACCGTGCCGTGCACACTCCGCAATCCGCTCTACCACTGGACACATCTTGAACTGAAAAACACCTTCGGCATCGACAAACTGCTAAATCCCGATACGGCAAGAGAAATTTACGACAAGTGCTCTGAGATGCTTCGAAGCAGTGAGTTTTCCTGCCGCTCGCTGATCCGCAGGGCAAACGTCAGGGTGATCTGCACGACAGATGACCCTGTGGACGGGCTTGGGAGCCATAAAAGGATAAAAGAAAGCGGTTTTGAGGCCAAAGTCCTGCCGACCTGGCGGCCTGACAGGGGTATGGATGTTGACCACCCTGCCAGATTCAATGCCTGGGTTGACAGGCTCGAATCCGCCGCCGATATGGACATACGCAATTATGCTAATTACATCGCCGCGATCCGCCGCCGTCATAACTTTTTCCATGACGCGGGCTGCCGTATGAGTGACCACGGCCTGGAAACGGTCTTTGCGGAGGAATATTCAGAAGCAGATGCTAAACGGATTTTCGACCTGCTCCGCTGCGGAGAGAATGTATCCGGCGAAGACGTGCTGAAGTTCAAATCCGCAATGCTCCACGAGTTTGCACTGATGGACGCGGAGAAAGGCTGGGTGCAGCAGTTCCACATCGGCGCAATGCGCAACAACAACACCCGCTTTGCCAACAGTCTCGGCCCGGATACCGGTTTCGATTCGATCGGCGACTGCTCTTATGCAAAGCCGCTTTCGAGATTCCTCGACCGGCTCGACCAGAAGAAAAAACTGGCGAAAACAATCCTATACAACCTGCATCCAAAAGATAACGAGATGCTGGCAACCATGATAGGAAACTTCCAGGACGGAACAACAGCCGGAAAGATGCAGTACGGCTCGGGCTGGTGGTTCCTCGACCAGAAAGACGGCATGACAAAACAGATAGAGGCTCTCTCAAACCTGGGCCTGTTGAGCAGGTTTGTCGGTATGCTCACCGACTCACGCAGTTTCCTCTCCTATTCGCGGCACGAGTATTTCAGAAGGATACTCTGTTCGATACTCGGCAGCGACATCAAAAACGGCGAGATACCCGAGGATTACAGCCTCGTCGGAAAGATGGTTCAGGATATCTGTTATAACAATGCGGTAAACTATTTCGGAATAGAAGTTTAA
- the gnd gene encoding decarboxylating NADP(+)-dependent phosphogluconate dehydrogenase → MAKADIGVVGLAVMGENLILNMESKGFTVACYNRTTSKVENFINGRAKGKNIIGAMSVEEFVDSLAKPRKVMIMVKAGKPVDMFIDQVLPLLDDGDIIIDGGNSHFPDTIRRMEYVESKGKLYIGTGVSGGEEGALTGPSIMPGGSPAAWEPVKPIFQKISAQTDEGEPCCDWVGQGGAGHFVKMVHNGIEYGDMQMICETYQMMKEGLGMSNEEMHDVFSEWNEGELDSYLIEITRDILGYKDEDGNAVVDLILDTAGQKGTGKWTAIAALDAGQPLTLIGEAVFARCLSALKEERVQAAKIINKQKSAFDGDKKQMIQDLRKALYASKIVSYAQGYQLMRAAAAEYGWDLNYGGIALMWRGGCIIRSAFLGKIKEAFENNPEIVNLLLDPFFKDAVESAQDSWRRVVTAAVNMGVPMPAMSSALSYFDGYSSERLPANLLQAQRDYFGAHTYERVDKPRGEFFHTNWTGRGGSTAASTYIA, encoded by the coding sequence ATGGCAAAAGCAGATATTGGCGTTGTAGGCCTGGCGGTGATGGGTGAGAACCTGATCCTTAACATGGAAAGCAAGGGCTTCACCGTGGCATGCTACAACCGTACAACCTCAAAGGTGGAAAATTTCATTAACGGACGTGCCAAAGGCAAAAACATCATCGGCGCTATGAGCGTTGAGGAGTTTGTTGACTCACTGGCGAAACCGCGTAAGGTAATGATCATGGTCAAGGCGGGCAAACCCGTTGACATGTTCATCGACCAGGTTCTGCCGCTTCTTGACGACGGCGACATCATCATTGACGGCGGCAACTCGCACTTCCCCGACACAATCCGCCGTATGGAATACGTCGAGAGCAAGGGCAAGCTCTACATCGGCACCGGTGTCTCCGGCGGCGAAGAGGGAGCACTCACCGGCCCTTCTATCATGCCCGGCGGCAGCCCCGCGGCGTGGGAACCTGTCAAGCCTATATTCCAGAAGATATCCGCTCAAACCGACGAAGGTGAGCCGTGCTGCGACTGGGTCGGCCAGGGCGGCGCAGGCCACTTTGTAAAGATGGTGCACAACGGTATCGAGTACGGCGATATGCAGATGATCTGCGAGACGTACCAGATGATGAAAGAAGGCCTGGGTATGAGCAACGAAGAGATGCACGATGTATTCAGCGAATGGAACGAAGGCGAGCTCGACTCATACCTGATCGAAATCACACGCGACATACTCGGCTACAAGGACGAAGACGGCAACGCTGTAGTTGACCTGATCCTCGACACCGCCGGCCAGAAGGGTACCGGCAAATGGACCGCAATCGCCGCACTCGACGCCGGCCAGCCGCTGACACTCATCGGCGAGGCTGTATTCGCCCGCTGCCTCTCGGCACTCAAGGAAGAACGCGTACAGGCCGCCAAGATTATCAACAAGCAGAAGTCTGCTTTTGACGGCGACAAAAAGCAGATGATACAGGACCTGCGCAAGGCACTCTACGCCTCGAAGATCGTCAGCTATGCGCAGGGCTATCAGCTTATGCGTGCGGCGGCGGCAGAATACGGCTGGGACCTCAACTACGGCGGAATCGCCCTGATGTGGCGCGGCGGCTGTATTATCCGCTCGGCGTTCCTGGGCAAAATCAAAGAAGCCTTCGAGAACAACCCCGAGATCGTAAACCTGCTGCTTGACCCGTTCTTCAAGGACGCGGTAGAAAGCGCTCAGGATTCATGGCGCCGCGTTGTAACGGCAGCGGTGAACATGGGCGTTCCGATGCCGGCAATGAGCTCGGCTCTGAGCTACTTCGACGGCTACAGCAGCGAGAGGCTGCCGGCGAATCTGCTCCAGGCGCAGCGTGACTACTTCGGCGCTCACACATACGAACGCGTTGACAAGCCCCGCGGCGAGTTCTTCCACACCAACTGGACAGGACGCGGCGGCTCAACGGCTGCATCTACTTATATCGCTTGA
- a CDS encoding lactate racemase domain-containing protein — MLYYKNGSQDNRLSGEDLKAGLYAALDKLGPRKKVLIVPPDITRFYSRAGELTKLAWQYYGETVTDILPALGTHFAMTEAEMDRMFPGVPHGLFRVHDWRNGIVTLGTVPGEFISEVSEGRVDFDWPAQVAKLLAEGGFDLILSIGQVVPHEVVGMANYNKNIFVGTGGAEGINKSHFLGAAYGMERMMGRADTPVRRVLNYASDNFASHLPIVYVQTVVAATDSGQAVRGLFVGDDVECFNLAADLSLKTNFQMLDKPLKKAVVYLEAEEFKSTWLGNKSIYRTRMAMADGGELIVLAPGLHEFGEDPEIDRLIRKYGYVGTKKVLELVDSTDDLKGNLSAAAHLIHGSSEGRFSVTYCPGHLTREQIESVNFKYADLDRMAARYNPEKLKDGFNMVDGEEIFYISNPGMGLWAYKERFV; from the coding sequence ATGCTTTACTATAAAAATGGCTCTCAAGACAACCGGCTTTCCGGCGAAGACCTCAAGGCGGGCCTTTACGCGGCTCTTGATAAGCTGGGCCCGCGTAAAAAGGTGCTGATTGTGCCGCCGGATATCACACGGTTCTATTCGCGTGCCGGCGAGCTGACAAAGCTGGCATGGCAGTATTACGGCGAGACGGTAACGGATATCCTGCCGGCGCTGGGTACGCATTTCGCCATGACAGAGGCCGAGATGGACCGCATGTTCCCCGGCGTGCCGCACGGGCTGTTTCGTGTGCATGACTGGCGAAACGGGATTGTAACGCTCGGCACTGTGCCCGGAGAGTTTATCAGCGAGGTCAGCGAAGGACGTGTTGATTTCGACTGGCCGGCACAGGTGGCAAAGCTGCTGGCAGAGGGCGGGTTTGACCTGATACTCTCAATCGGCCAGGTCGTGCCCCACGAGGTTGTCGGCATGGCAAACTACAATAAAAACATATTCGTCGGCACCGGCGGCGCGGAAGGCATCAACAAAAGCCACTTCCTTGGAGCAGCCTACGGCATGGAACGCATGATGGGACGGGCAGATACGCCTGTACGCCGCGTGCTCAACTATGCCTCGGACAATTTTGCCTCGCACCTGCCGATAGTCTATGTCCAAACAGTCGTGGCAGCGACAGATTCCGGCCAGGCCGTCCGCGGGCTCTTTGTCGGAGACGATGTTGAGTGCTTCAACCTCGCGGCGGATCTTTCGCTGAAAACCAATTTTCAGATGCTCGATAAGCCGCTGAAAAAAGCGGTTGTATATCTCGAGGCCGAAGAGTTCAAAAGCACCTGGCTGGGCAACAAGAGTATCTACCGAACACGAATGGCGATGGCGGACGGCGGCGAGCTGATCGTTCTGGCTCCCGGGCTTCACGAGTTCGGCGAGGATCCAGAGATCGACCGGCTTATCCGCAAGTACGGCTATGTCGGCACAAAGAAGGTGCTTGAGCTTGTTGACAGCACCGACGACCTCAAGGGCAACCTCAGCGCCGCAGCGCATCTGATACACGGCTCAAGCGAGGGACGTTTCAGCGTAACCTACTGCCCGGGGCATTTAACCCGTGAACAGATAGAAAGCGTGAATTTCAAATATGCCGACCTTGACCGGATGGCGGCCCGCTATAACCCCGAGAAACTCAAAGACGGTTTCAACATGGTTGACGGCGAAGAGATATTCTACATCTCAAACCCCGGCATGGGCCTGTGGGCGTATAAAGAACGATTTGTGTGA
- a CDS encoding SDR family oxidoreductase produces MNEFDVKGKNIAITGAGGVLCGSMARAVGLAGANVAILDRNFDAAEEVAHQIRSVGGNAVAVKCDVLDKESIIAAKDEVMKAFGGCDVLINGAGGNHKSATTGPDMPLFDIPAEAIKFVFDLNFLGTLLPTQVFGKVMADAGSGVIINISSMNAFKPLTKIPAYSAAKAAVSNFTQWLAVHMCQNYSDKIRVNAIAPGFFITDQNRFLVTDEKTGDFTPRGQSIVDHTPMGRFGEAEELSGTLIWLISEAAKFVTGVVVPVDGGYSAFGGV; encoded by the coding sequence ATGAACGAATTTGACGTAAAAGGAAAGAACATTGCTATAACAGGAGCCGGCGGCGTGCTTTGCGGCTCGATGGCCAGAGCTGTAGGGCTGGCAGGAGCCAACGTGGCGATACTTGACCGGAATTTCGACGCCGCCGAAGAAGTCGCCCATCAGATCCGTTCAGTCGGCGGAAATGCCGTCGCGGTCAAGTGCGATGTGCTGGACAAGGAATCGATCATTGCCGCCAAAGACGAAGTAATGAAGGCATTCGGCGGCTGTGATGTCCTGATAAACGGTGCCGGCGGGAACCATAAATCCGCTACTACAGGCCCTGATATGCCGCTGTTTGACATCCCCGCAGAAGCAATCAAGTTTGTCTTTGACCTGAACTTTCTGGGAACACTCCTGCCGACGCAGGTCTTCGGCAAGGTCATGGCAGATGCCGGAAGCGGAGTTATCATCAATATCTCCAGCATGAACGCGTTCAAGCCGCTGACCAAGATACCGGCATACTCTGCCGCCAAGGCCGCGGTGAGCAACTTTACACAGTGGCTGGCGGTGCATATGTGCCAGAACTACTCTGACAAGATACGCGTCAACGCCATCGCGCCGGGGTTCTTTATAACTGATCAGAACAGATTCCTCGTAACAGACGAGAAGACCGGCGATTTCACCCCCCGCGGCCAGAGCATCGTTGACCATACGCCCATGGGCAGGTTCGGCGAGGCAGAAGAGCTCAGCGGAACACTAATATGGCTGATAAGCGAGGCGGCGAAGTTCGTTACCGGCGTAGTAGTGCCCGTTGACGGCGGATACAGCGCCTTCGGCGGAGTGTGA